In a single window of the Panthera leo isolate Ple1 chromosome A1, P.leo_Ple1_pat1.1, whole genome shotgun sequence genome:
- the CKAP2 gene encoding cytoskeleton-associated protein 2 isoform X2 yields MSTPAVPRELQLPPSQRAQPEFREQRRQKLKEHMLKRKTFFAYKEENHISSRDQKVMTSEGQVHEETKVLKFKTKMAGKENVSRPPGSKNNITMEKNCIPLRPSNELTNSTTAIDTPNSEDNNQTGQLVPIKGDPPGQHMTLSQVFHLKNNNKKKQIMTEKPKQDANMSKKLVLGSYRGQIVQSKINSFRKPLQIRDESSAAIKKLSTTVPKATEPLGTNSSSVTAKRDRASNVTTTTKLVSTTIQNRQLLRPPIRSHRDNAQDAVRPGIGRSSANVTIRKGPLEKELVQLNTVSSSAKTGSQDIERKKTLTRSVKSEIVARPVSSSNTKLIEKSKNVDPRRHTIAKATIDRSAQPKETAEERKARLSEWKAGKRKVLKRPPSSGVTQPEPEGQHENPVGSFWTTMVEEDEQRLFTEKVNKTFSECLNLISEGCPKEEILVILNDLIKNIPDAKKLVKYWICLARIEPLTSPIENIITIYEKAILAGAQPIEEMRHTIADILTMKSQEKVKYGENIEEACATKEYIHEVSTEDRGVNLESGKPEMEKKTRNVVFQDDEKEQDDKTKDSTNDVKTPSTETRGSCLIKYNVSTTPYLQSVKKKIQFDNTDSTFKELKFLTPVRRSRRIQEKTSKLPDMLKDHYPCVSSLEQLTELGGETDAFVCRPNSALCPMFSEPGTAEEK; encoded by the exons ATGAGCACCCCAGCAGTGCCCCGGGAGCTACAACTGCCCCCGAGCCAGAGGGCCCAGCCCGAGTTCAGAG aacaaagaagacagaaactcAAGGAacatatgttaaaaagaaaaacgtttTTTGCATACAAGGAGGAAAATCACATATCCAG tagaGACCAGAAAGTGATGACCTCTGAGGGCCAGGTCCATGAAGAGACAAAAgttctgaaatttaaaacaaaaatg GCTGGTAAAGAAAATGTCAGTAGACCTCccgggagcaaaaataatataacaatggaaaaaaattgtattccTTTAAGGCCTTCTAATGAGCTAACCAATTCAACTACAGCAATTGATACACCTAATTCTGAGGATAATAATCAAACTGGGCAGTTGGTACCAATTAAAGGTGACCCTCCAGGTCAACACATGACATTAAGCCAAGTGTttcatcttaaaaacaacaataaaaagaaacaaataatgacagaaaaaccaaagcaagaTGCTAACATGTCCAAGAAGCTTGTGCTTGGATCTTACCGTGGCCAAATTGTTCAGTCTAAGATTAATTCATTTAGAAAGCCTCTACAAATCAGAGATGAGAGTTCTGCAGCAATAAAGAAACTTTCGACTACAGTCCCTAAAGCTACAGAGCCTCTGGGCACAAACAGCAGCAGTGTGACAGCGAAAAGGGATAGAGCCTCTAATGTGACGACTACCACTAAACTTGTGAGCACTACAATTCAGAACAGACAGCTTCTGCGACCTCCTATTAGAAGTCACCGCGACAATGCTCAGGACGCTGTGAGACCAGGCATCGGTAGAAGCTCGGCCAATGTTACGATTCGGAAAGGGCCTCTCGAGAAAGAGTTAGTGCAATTAAACACAGTTTCATCTAGTGCCAAAACCGGTTCTCaggatatagaaagaaagaagacactaACAAGAAGCGTGAAGTCTGAAATCGTAGCCAGGCCTGTTTCGTCTTCTAACACCAAACTGATAGAAAAGTCGAAAAACGTTGACCCTCGCAGGCATACAATAGCAAAAGCAACTATTGATAGATCAGCTCAGCCCAAAGAaacagcagaagagagaaa AGCTCGTCTGAGTGAGTGGAAAGCTGGCAAAAGGAAAGTCCTGAAAAGGCCTCCTAGCTCAGGAGTTACCCAGCCTGAGCCTGAAGGGCAACACGAAAACCCAGTTGGGTCCTTTTGGACCACCATGGTAGAAGAAGACGAACAGAGATTATTTACCGAAAAAGTGAACAAGACATTTTCTGAATGCCTAAACCTGATTAGTGAG GGATgcccaaaagaagaaatattggtCATACTTAATGACCTGattaaaaatattccagatgCCAAAAAGCTTGTTAAATATTGGATATGCCTTGCACGTATTGAACCACTCACAAGTCCTATTGAAAACATTATCACAATCTATGAGAAAGCCATTCTGGCAGGCGCTCAG CCTATTGAAGAGATGCGACATACCATTGCAGATATTCTGACAATGAAGAGtcaagaaaaagttaaatatg GAGAAAATATTGAGGAGGCTTGTGCAACCAAGGAATACATCCATGAAGTCAGCACTGAAGATAGAGGGGTTAATCTAGAGTCAGGAAaaccagaaatggaaaagaaaactagaaatgtgGTATTTCAAGATGATGAAAAAGAGCAAGATGACAAAACAAAAGATTCAACCAATGATGTTAAAACCCCCAGTACAGAAACCAGGGGGAGTTGcttaattaaatataatgtgtCTACTACACCATACCTACAAAG tgtAAAAAAGAAGATACAGTTTGACAATACAGATTCTACATTTAAAGAGCTAAAGTTTCTAACACCAGTGAGACGTTCTCGACGTATTCAAGAGAAGACTTCTAAATTGCCAGATATGTTAAAAGACCATTATCCTTGTGTGTCTTCATTGGAACAATTAACAGAGTTGGGAGGTGAAACCGATGCTTTCGTATGCCGTCCCAATTCAGCACTATGCCCAAtgttctcagagcctggaacagcagaagagaaataa
- the CKAP2 gene encoding cytoskeleton-associated protein 2 isoform X1, with the protein MSTPAVPRELQLPPSQRAQPEFREQRRQKLKEHMLKRKTFFAYKEENHISSSRDQKVMTSEGQVHEETKVLKFKTKMAGKENVSRPPGSKNNITMEKNCIPLRPSNELTNSTTAIDTPNSEDNNQTGQLVPIKGDPPGQHMTLSQVFHLKNNNKKKQIMTEKPKQDANMSKKLVLGSYRGQIVQSKINSFRKPLQIRDESSAAIKKLSTTVPKATEPLGTNSSSVTAKRDRASNVTTTTKLVSTTIQNRQLLRPPIRSHRDNAQDAVRPGIGRSSANVTIRKGPLEKELVQLNTVSSSAKTGSQDIERKKTLTRSVKSEIVARPVSSSNTKLIEKSKNVDPRRHTIAKATIDRSAQPKETAEERKARLSEWKAGKRKVLKRPPSSGVTQPEPEGQHENPVGSFWTTMVEEDEQRLFTEKVNKTFSECLNLISEGCPKEEILVILNDLIKNIPDAKKLVKYWICLARIEPLTSPIENIITIYEKAILAGAQPIEEMRHTIADILTMKSQEKVKYGENIEEACATKEYIHEVSTEDRGVNLESGKPEMEKKTRNVVFQDDEKEQDDKTKDSTNDVKTPSTETRGSCLIKYNVSTTPYLQSVKKKIQFDNTDSTFKELKFLTPVRRSRRIQEKTSKLPDMLKDHYPCVSSLEQLTELGGETDAFVCRPNSALCPMFSEPGTAEEK; encoded by the exons ATGAGCACCCCAGCAGTGCCCCGGGAGCTACAACTGCCCCCGAGCCAGAGGGCCCAGCCCGAGTTCAGAG aacaaagaagacagaaactcAAGGAacatatgttaaaaagaaaaacgtttTTTGCATACAAGGAGGAAAATCACATATCCAG tagtagaGACCAGAAAGTGATGACCTCTGAGGGCCAGGTCCATGAAGAGACAAAAgttctgaaatttaaaacaaaaatg GCTGGTAAAGAAAATGTCAGTAGACCTCccgggagcaaaaataatataacaatggaaaaaaattgtattccTTTAAGGCCTTCTAATGAGCTAACCAATTCAACTACAGCAATTGATACACCTAATTCTGAGGATAATAATCAAACTGGGCAGTTGGTACCAATTAAAGGTGACCCTCCAGGTCAACACATGACATTAAGCCAAGTGTttcatcttaaaaacaacaataaaaagaaacaaataatgacagaaaaaccaaagcaagaTGCTAACATGTCCAAGAAGCTTGTGCTTGGATCTTACCGTGGCCAAATTGTTCAGTCTAAGATTAATTCATTTAGAAAGCCTCTACAAATCAGAGATGAGAGTTCTGCAGCAATAAAGAAACTTTCGACTACAGTCCCTAAAGCTACAGAGCCTCTGGGCACAAACAGCAGCAGTGTGACAGCGAAAAGGGATAGAGCCTCTAATGTGACGACTACCACTAAACTTGTGAGCACTACAATTCAGAACAGACAGCTTCTGCGACCTCCTATTAGAAGTCACCGCGACAATGCTCAGGACGCTGTGAGACCAGGCATCGGTAGAAGCTCGGCCAATGTTACGATTCGGAAAGGGCCTCTCGAGAAAGAGTTAGTGCAATTAAACACAGTTTCATCTAGTGCCAAAACCGGTTCTCaggatatagaaagaaagaagacactaACAAGAAGCGTGAAGTCTGAAATCGTAGCCAGGCCTGTTTCGTCTTCTAACACCAAACTGATAGAAAAGTCGAAAAACGTTGACCCTCGCAGGCATACAATAGCAAAAGCAACTATTGATAGATCAGCTCAGCCCAAAGAaacagcagaagagagaaa AGCTCGTCTGAGTGAGTGGAAAGCTGGCAAAAGGAAAGTCCTGAAAAGGCCTCCTAGCTCAGGAGTTACCCAGCCTGAGCCTGAAGGGCAACACGAAAACCCAGTTGGGTCCTTTTGGACCACCATGGTAGAAGAAGACGAACAGAGATTATTTACCGAAAAAGTGAACAAGACATTTTCTGAATGCCTAAACCTGATTAGTGAG GGATgcccaaaagaagaaatattggtCATACTTAATGACCTGattaaaaatattccagatgCCAAAAAGCTTGTTAAATATTGGATATGCCTTGCACGTATTGAACCACTCACAAGTCCTATTGAAAACATTATCACAATCTATGAGAAAGCCATTCTGGCAGGCGCTCAG CCTATTGAAGAGATGCGACATACCATTGCAGATATTCTGACAATGAAGAGtcaagaaaaagttaaatatg GAGAAAATATTGAGGAGGCTTGTGCAACCAAGGAATACATCCATGAAGTCAGCACTGAAGATAGAGGGGTTAATCTAGAGTCAGGAAaaccagaaatggaaaagaaaactagaaatgtgGTATTTCAAGATGATGAAAAAGAGCAAGATGACAAAACAAAAGATTCAACCAATGATGTTAAAACCCCCAGTACAGAAACCAGGGGGAGTTGcttaattaaatataatgtgtCTACTACACCATACCTACAAAG tgtAAAAAAGAAGATACAGTTTGACAATACAGATTCTACATTTAAAGAGCTAAAGTTTCTAACACCAGTGAGACGTTCTCGACGTATTCAAGAGAAGACTTCTAAATTGCCAGATATGTTAAAAGACCATTATCCTTGTGTGTCTTCATTGGAACAATTAACAGAGTTGGGAGGTGAAACCGATGCTTTCGTATGCCGTCCCAATTCAGCACTATGCCCAAtgttctcagagcctggaacagcagaagagaaataa